ATATCTTTTTCTCATTTATTATTATATCATTTGGAAACTTTATTTTGCAATTTTCTATTCCAAAATTTTTCATTGTTTCAACCAAACTTAATGAAATTATCTCTGAAAGAAAATCAGTAATTTTGCTTTTTTTCAAAACAAATGAAAAATATAAACCACCTTCAGGAGACAGCCACTTCCTTCCGTATCTTCCCCTTCCCTCTGTTTGAATTTCAGCAACAACAATTCCCTCTTTATTTTCTTTTATCAGATTTTTAGCAATATCCATTGTAGAGGTAACTTCTTTATAGAAATAAACTGGATAACCTTCAATTTCCATATTCATCAAGGATTATATTTATTCCTTCAAGAGTTAAATATTTTCTCAATTTCTTTTCAAAACTCAAAAGTCTGTAAATTTTTTCACTCCATCCACCTGTAAGAACAACATTTGAAGTTTCAAAATCTTTTTTAATCTTTGAAACTATTT
This DNA window, taken from bacterium, encodes the following:
- a CDS encoding biotin--[acetyl-CoA-carboxylase] ligase — encoded protein: MEIEGYPVYFYKEVTSTMDIAKNLIKENKEGIVVAEIQTEGRGRYGRKWLSPEGGLYFSFVLKKSKITDFLSEIISLSLVETMKNFGIENCKIKFPNDIIINEKKI